The cyanobiont of Ornithocercus magnificus genome segment GCACCGCGGTCTTTGAGAGTCTTGTCGATATCAGTAGACATAGGTTGCGATTTATGGGGTAGGTTGAACGTAATGCGTTCAATTCCCTGCAGATCCATCCCATTCGTGTGGATACATCTCTGTTCTTACACCATCTGCTCGTAGCAGACTCTGCATAGGTCGTCTTTTAGCCTCTGGTTTGCGGCAGCGGTTCTTGTCGAAAGAAGATTCAACGGAAGAAGCCGGAGATATGTTTGGATGCATAGAAATAGGAAAGAATTGAGAAGAAGAAAATAGAGTCAGTAAGGTCTTGCGCTGGTTTTGAATCTACCTATAAGTCGTCTTTTTCGATTTCTTTGAATATGTGCAATGCTCGTTTCAGCATATCTTCCTTGTCAGTGCCAAACTTTTTAGACAATTCTTCAAGATCTTTAAACCTGAATTGTCCCATTATCCAGTCCGAGTAAAAGTCTAAAGCTCGTCGCACAGTCTCCAATTCATCTGTCTGAAGCTTTTTGGAAAGGCTCTTTGTCTGTTCTACAAAGGACATCCTCTTTAGACACCCCCAGGCGTCGTTAGGTACCTCAAAGCTGATAAACTGAATCATACTTAAATCCGCAATTAGGTGTTGAAACTACGTTTAGGACTTCAAAACCGTCACATCGAAGGATTGCTATCTCCATTTTTGATGCAGCCTTAGTAGCTATCCCAAAGACTTAAAGACGGATGTAACTCGGGAGAAAACAGAGCTGCTACAACTATTTTATTTTCTATAAATCACTAGATTCCGATTACTTCTCGGATCTCTCCATCCAAATAGCGGAAAATTACATTACCTCTAGCCAACTGGGTTTGTTTGGCATTTTTGTATAGAGCCATGGCCCGGCGAAAGATCTCACCGCGAGATAACCCAGTTTCGTACTCAAGATCTTGCATATCTTGGGCAATATTTGGAGGCATATGAACATCAAACCGTCTTCTAGGTTTTGATACAGACATCTTTTTGTGGGGGTTGGTGTGGGTCAGATAAGAGGGCTACATTTTCCGTTTCGCTTTACTATTGAGTCATAAGTCCGAAAATTTGGACCACTTCGTCTTCATCAGCTCTTCAAATTCGGAAAGCGTGATTTGACGTCCTCCACCTGCTTTTTCGAGTTCTTCGCGTGCAGCCACGATTTCAGCCACACTATGTGCATCTTCATTGTTGTCTACACAAGATTCGAGTAAATCCAATAGCATCTGCCATTGTTCTTCATCGATTTGATGCGAGGCCATAGTTTGGTCTTAGTTTGCAGAAAGGATTACTCTATTTAGATATTATAATTTTACTCTTAGATAAAAAGAAATTCACAGCTCTCAGATCCATCATCAGCTACAAACATTATTCTTTTCTTCTGCTTTTGCTGGTCTTTCAACACGATATATGCGTTAACTGCCCGTCTAACTATTTCCGTACTAGATATAGTTTCTTCCCGAGCCAGTTCCTCCAAAAACGTTTCCCTCTCCTTTTCGTTCAGGGTCATGTAAAAACGAGAATGTTCGGCCATCTAGGTAGCTATTGATTTGGAAAGGTATCTATAATTAGGTTTATCTTTTTACTTCTGTCGAAGTATTCTTTATCTGCCAGAGTTAAAGGTTTAACCGGCCTGGACCCCCCTACCCCCCTATGGGTTGATACTTATCGTTTTCCTCGCTGAATCTAGACAAGAAGCCTTTCAGGTATCGAAAGGCTTCCGGCCACCATGCCATTCCTCACGGGCCTCACTAGATTTCTCTAGTGCCGTACTTATGTACGGGGGTATGCTGCACCCAGTTACGTAGCTGACTCTTCTACAACACTGGGTGCACCATGTTGTAGATACTGGGTGTACACCACCAACCCAACACTTGGGCGGTGATGTGGCTGTCGCAGGACAGGCATGCTTGCGCCTTAATAAGGGTGCGATACCTCTGCCGTATTAAGGTCCCGAGAGAAGAGAGAGGTAAACCTCTTTCTCCTATAGTGTGGCACTCGAAAATGGGATACAAGGTCTACCGTCTATGAATCCAGTTGTAGCTTTCTCTTAGCGCTCTAGCAGCTCGGCGTTGCTCCAAGTTTAATCCTCGTGCCAGCGCTTCTACAGATGCTTGCGGATCTTCAAGCTCCCATTGCAAGAAATCTTCCCAATCCTCTTGCTGCCTTTTTGCAATCTCCAGGGCAGCCGACAGGTTCAGCGAGTTTTGGAAATACCGCACAGCTCCAGCTACAGCCTCCAGGCGGTCGTCGTGGCGCAGGCAGTTGCGTGTCCTGTTGATATAGCTCATCTGGTGGATTAGCCTGTAGGCTATCCGCTTTTCGATGGACAACTCCGCGTTGGAGTTGT includes the following:
- a CDS encoding CopG family transcriptional regulator; translation: MSVSKPRRRFDVHMPPNIAQDMQDLEYETGLSRGEIFRRAMALYKNAKQTQLARGNVIFRYLDGEIREVIGI